In a single window of the Drosophila albomicans strain 15112-1751.03 chromosome 3, ASM965048v2, whole genome shotgun sequence genome:
- the LOC117571162 gene encoding proton-coupled amino acid transporter-like protein CG1139 has product MQADIKNESMVYPTKPTISDDYDPHKHRNVKNPTNNWQTFAHFLKASVGTGVLAMPSAFAHAGYVNGIILTLIIGGLALYCLHILISCMYLLCKRQRVPYVSFSEAMKLGLQQGPPFLRCLAPIATPFVDGFLAFYHFGICCVYVVFIAESIKQLFDEYVVVWDVRLHMCLLIVPLLLIFSIRNLKLLAPFSSAANLLLFVGFGIVLYYICTDLPPLSEREAFEDYKKFPTFFGTVLFALEAVGVILAIEENMATPRAYVTPCGIMNWGMAIVLSLYVFLGFFGYWKYGDEAMGSVTLNIPQTEVMAQVVKIFFAITTYISYALQGYVTAHILWSKYLSKRIKDISKHTLYELLFRAVIVLLTFLCAIAIPDLSLFLSLVGSFCLSILGLIFPALLQICVQYEQGYGPFRIRLVINMLLLIFGFFGGIIGTYVSIVDIVEALS; this is encoded by the exons ATGCA AGCCGATATCAAAAATGAGTCCATGGTGTACCCCACGAAGCCAACCATATCAGATGATTACGATCCTCACAAGCATCGCAATGTGAAAAATCCCACAAA CAACTGGCAAACATTTGCCCACTTTTTGAAGGCGTCCGTTGGCACCGGAGTGCTGGCTATGCCAAGTGCTTTTGCCCATGCGGGTTATGTGAATGGTATTATCTTGACTCTGATCATTGGTGGGTTGGCTCTTTACTGTCTGCACATATTG ATCAGCTGCATGTATTTGTTATGCAAACGTCAGCGAGTGCCCTACGTCAGCTTCTCGGAAGCCATGAAACTAGGTCTGCAGCAAGGTCCACCTTTTTTGCGCTGTCTGGCTCCAATTGCCAC tccTTTTGTGGATGGTTTTTTGGCTTTCTATCACTTTGGCATCTGCTGCGTTTACGTCGTTTTTATTGCGGAGAGCATCAAGCAGCTGTTTGATGAATACGTCGTCGTATGGGATGTACGCTTGCACATGTGCTTGCTGATCGTGCCACTTTTGCTGATCTTTAGCATAAGAAATCTCAAACTACTTGCGCCATTTTCTagtgctgccaatttgctGCTCTTTGTGG GCTTTGGAATTGTACTGTATTATATTTGTACGGATTTACCACCGCTCAGTGAACGGGAAGCCTTTGAAGATTATAAAAAGTTTCCTACATTTTTTGGCACTGTGCTTTTTGCACTGGAAGCGGTGGGCGTG ATCTTGGCTATCGAGGAGAACATGGCAACACCTCGTGCCTATGTGACGCCTTGTGGCATCATGAACTGGGGCATGGCCATTGTGTTAAGCTTGTATGTGTTCCTTGGATTCTTTGGCTACTGGAAATATGGTGATGAGGCAATGGGCAGCGTTACCTTAAACATACCACAGACAGAAGT CATGGCGCAAGTGGTGAAGATCTTTTTCGCCATCACCACATATATTTCCTATGCGCTACAAGGTTATGTCACAGCACACATCTTGTGGAGCAAGTATCTAAGCAAACGTATTAAGGACATCTCAAAGCATACGCTCTATGAGCTCCTCTTTCGAGCTGTGATTGTGCTGCTCACTT tCTTGTGTGCCATTGCCATTCCGGATCTCTCTTTGTTCCTATCGCTCGTGGGATCTTTCTGCCTCTCTATCCTGGGCCTCATCTTTCCGGCTTTGCTGCAAATCTGTGTACAATACGAACAGGGCTATGGACCTTTTCGCATCAGACTGGTGATCAATATGTTGTTGTTAATCTTCGGTTTCTTTGGCGGAATTATCGGCACTTATGTTAGCATCGTCGATATTGTGGAGGCTTTGTCTTag